The following coding sequences lie in one Oncorhynchus kisutch isolate 150728-3 linkage group LG27, Okis_V2, whole genome shotgun sequence genomic window:
- the LOC109871966 gene encoding zinc finger protein 160-like produces the protein MSNTVSFSTQIGAIMDVLAKAAVAEITKFVDEGTVVLRLEMCRKENEIEGLKNSLQLMERELRKAQREAAARGTNDRQHAEGIQLGSGTSQKGNEEDQKSKATPVEDPEKFNELQSSGHLVEARGGLELLVKAEQVEKHVAQGTVQDPGITGSLDFRMDERDSQLWFSVTQGLSGNDSTHPDGSYTTERCLQMFSSQADQYPVPIPSHPASCNSLSSAEKPLNDIFSTVPVKVEPEWHPLYHGDAMSECFQADQGQYRDTLHPVVMEGLILQPRLQQPGPSSQGLMRATENTSESNSHSNEHILNKNRLKTKRMVNVWRAVPNQKVFICSLCGKSFHRHCQLEAHQHSHAGVKPYRCLECGKSFTQKTRLKSHQSVHTGERPFSCRLCGKMFARQDNCQRHERFHSGQKPFSCVQCGKSFTVLGNLKIHQKHQCKFANVRM, from the exons ATGTCTAACACCGTTTCTTTTAGTACACAAATAGGTGCAATCATGGATGTGCTAGCAAAGGCAGCTGTTGCAGAAATAACCAAATTTGTAGACGAGGGTACTGTCGTTCTACGGCTGGAAATGTGTCGGAAAGAAAATGAGATAGAAGGCCTTAAAAATAGTTTACAGCTGATGGAAAGAGAACTGAGGAAAGCTCAAAGGGAAGCAGCAGCACGAGGGACAAATGACAGGCAACATGCTGAAGGAATTCAGCTTGGGAGTGGGACCTCACAAAAAG GTAATGAAGAGGACCAGAAATCCAAAGCCACGCCTGTAGAGGACCCGGAGAAGTTCAATGAGCTGCAGAGCTCCGGACACCTTGTGGAGGCGAGGGGTGGACTGGAGTTGCTGGTGAAAGCAGAGCAGGTGGAGAAACATGTAGCCCAGGGAACTGTACAGGACCCAGGAATCACAGGCAGTTTGGACTTTAGAATGGATGAGAGAGATAGTCAGCTGTGGTTCTCTGTTACACAAGGACTAAGTGGGAATGATTCCACTCACCCAGATGGGTCTTACACTACAGAGAGATGCTTACAGATGTTTTCCTCTCAGGCAGATCAATATCCCgttcccatcccatcccatcctgcTTCCTGCAACTCTTTGTCTTCTGCAGAGAAACCACTTAATGACATTTTCAGCACTGTCCCAGTGAAAGTGGAGCCCGAGTGGCATCCTCTTTATCATGGCGATGCCATGTCTGAGTGCTTTCAAGCTGACCAGGGGCAGTACAGAGATACTCTGCACCCTGTTGTGATGGAGGGCTTGATTTTACAGCCTAGACTGCAGCAGCCAGGACCTTCTTCACAAGGGCTCATGAGAGCAACTGAGAACACATCTGAGTCAAACTCACACAGCAATGAGCATATTCTTAATAAGAACAGATTGAAAACAAAAAGAATGGTCAACGTTTGGAGAGCTGTACCAAACCAAAAAGTGTTCATATGCTCATTGTGTGGAAAGAGCTTCCACCGCCACTGTCAACTTGAAGCACACCAGCACTCTCATGCTGGAGTCAAACCATATAGATGTCTTGAGTGTGGGAAAAGTTTTACGCAGAAAACCAGACTTAAGTCCCATCAGAGTGTTCACACGGGTGAGAGACCTTTCAGTTGCAGACTCTGTGGCAAGATGTTTGCAAGGCAGGACAACTGCCAAAGACATGAGCGATTTCACAGTGGACAAAAGCCATTTAGTTGTGTGCAGTGTGGTAAAAGTTTCACGGTTCTCGGTAACCTCAAAATACATCAAAAACATCAATGTAAATTTGCCAATGTAAGAATGTAA